One Trichomycterus rosablanca isolate fTriRos1 chromosome 10, fTriRos1.hap1, whole genome shotgun sequence DNA window includes the following coding sequences:
- the pdzd7b gene encoding PDZ domain-containing protein 7 isoform X1, which yields MGTPQPARHRNRSLSPTQRPTSANSIIEGDPNGERLTVTVDQTKDGRLGFSVRGGTEHGLDIFISKVEPNSAAEQAGLCVGDKLLEVNGISLENISMSSAVKVLTGHQRLRLVLQRVGRVPGVRYTNEKTTWVDLIHRRMVVEEGGPALSDSRSDGALCRTVHLHTSVAQPCLGLNIRGGTEYGLGIYVSKLDPGGLAEQCGIKMGDQILLANGVSFESVTHSRAVEVLKSQPHITLTIKEAGRYPAYQELVAEYHWMDRRSSRAYQSSSRGSDSSSSASSQSSGTPLNSVAGLSQATLPLSLPLRSQMSDVSSFTESHFLTEEDFSVEQVETSLSRGPTELLQDSAIRCEAGEEGREGRKTALLMALSKPSPPIRRTQSHMTVFKDDQSKQEIKQKEGKEESGISLQRSKTLLGLLWKRSPSRDHSKSPTPSKSPTLSEPGQGTTKDSMSDQEVLSQVEEMARKLLDEEDVAVLMEICKRYTEERELKTLVPPLLSILDGPEKLLLLREIRTLISKENLLHFNSMVMPIEEEAYDILKTRSRRSSPLRSPKAGHTPKRHLITPVPDQQGGFELQAVEDLDRQNRLLEQMKRLRVTRAESRAQTPNPSPAFCPLLDVPLDTHPLSDSLRPSRTSPKSPNWLLTENTPPSPASHPDGPPHVENTTLKRGRSSFRNGHSEGKAKRKEKRAQNVFNTVVDTPHPRRPLLSQVFWPLRRAVHPAEQSAQQQEQDEHPDVQTYELKTVKISKTRQSLGISISGGVDSIAQPVVKIQKIFPGGAASATNTLKAGFELVSVDSVSLQGITHQDAVEIIRQAFSNKSTDPMELVVKVPKQS from the exons ATGGGGACCCCACAGCCGGCTCGCCACCGAAACAGATCTCTCTCTCCAACACAAAGACCAACGAGTGCAAACTCCATCATAGAAg GTGATCCGAACGGAGAgagattaacagtaacagtagaTCAGACTAAAGATGGACGTCTGGGATTCAGTGTTCGAGGAGGAACAGAACATGGCCTCGACATCTTCATCAGCAAAGTGGAACCCAACAGTGCTGCAG agcagGCAGGTCTGTGTGTAGGTGATAAGCTGCTGGAGGTGAACGGTATCAGTCTGGAGAACATCAGCATGAGCAGTGCAGTCAAAGTATTGACGGGACACCAGCGTCTTCGTTTGGTCCTCCAGAGAGTGGGGCGTGTCCCTGGGGTCAGATACACCAATGAGAAGACCACCTG ggtagATCTGATCCATCGCAGGATGGTGGTGGAGGAAGGGGGTCCAGCTCTGTCAGACAGTCGCTCAGACGGCGCTCTGTGTCGTACGGTTCACCTACACACGTCTGTCGCTCAGCCCTGCCTTGGCCTCAACATCCGCGGAGGGACCGAATACGGGCTTGGAATTTACGTCTCCAA GCTCGATCCTGGAGGGCTGGCCGAACAGTGTGGGATTAAGATGGGGGATCAGATCCTGCTAGCTAACGGAGTCAGCTTTGAAAGTGTTACTCACAGCAGAGCCGTCGAGGTCCTGAAGAGCCAGCCACACATCACGCTGACTATCAAG GAGGCGGGGAGATATCCGGCCTATCAGGAGTTAGTTGCCGAGTACCACTGGATGGACAGAC GAAGCAGTAGAGCATATCAATCTTCATCACGGGGGTCAGACTCGTCCTCCTCTGCCTCCTCTCAGTCTTCTGGGACCCCTCTAAACTCCGTCGCTGGTCTCTCTCAAGCGACGCTGCCTCTCTCGCTGCCCCTCAGATCCCAAATGAGCGACGTTTCCAGTTTCACAGAGAGCCACTTCCTGACGGAGGAGGATTTCAGCGTGGAGCAGGTAGAGACGAGCCTGAGCCGAGGCCCCACCGAGCTGCTGCAGGACTCCGCCATCCGCTGCGAGGCAGGAGAGGAAGGTAGAGAGGGGAGGAAAACCGCCCTCCTGATGGCCCTCAGCAAACCCAGTCCACCCATTCGCAGGACTCAGAGTCACATGACCGTGTTCA AAGACGATCAAAGTAAGCAGGAAATAAAGCAGAAAGAGGGAAAAGAGGAAAGTGGAATTTCACTGCAGCGTTCCAAAACTTTGCTCGGCCTGCTCTGGAAAAGGAGTCCGTCCAGGGATCACTCCAAATCCCCAACCCCATCCAAATCCCCAACCCTATCTGAACCTGGTCAGG GTACTACGAAAGACAGCATGTCGGATCAGGAAGTGCTCTCTCAGGTGGAGGAAATGGCCAGAAAGCTGCTGGATGAGGAGGATGTGGCCGTGCTCATGGAGATTTGTAAGCGG TATACAGAGGAGCGGGAGTTGAAGACTCTGGTTCCTCCCCTGCTGTCCATTCTGGACGGGCCTGAGAAACTGCTGTTGCTCAGGGAGATCAG gaCACTCATCTCCAAGGAAAATCTGCTGCATTTTAACAGCATGGTGATGCCCATTGAGGAGGAAGCCTACGATATACTGAAGACACGTTCTC GCAGGTCCTCCCCGCTCCGCTCCCCCAAGGCGGGCCACACCCCCAAGCGCCACCTCATTACACCTGTACCAG ACCAGCAGGGTGGATTCGAGCTCCAGGCGGTTGAGGATTTGGACAGACAGAATCGGCTGCTGGAGCAAATGAAGCGCCTCCGTGTGACTCGAGCCGAATCACGAGCCCAGACTCCAAACCCCTCTCCGGCTTTCTGTCCTCTGCTCGACGTCCCTTTAGATACCCACCCTCTCTCAGATTCCCTCAGACCCTCCAGAACATCTCCCAAATCTCCCAACTGGCTCCTGACTGAAAACACACCCCCATCTCCTGCCTCTCACCCCGACGGTCCACCACATGTAGAAAACACCACCCTAAAAAGGGGGAGGTCCTCGTTCCGAAACGGACATTCAGAGGGCAAAGCGAAAAGGAAAGAGAAGCGAGCGCAGAATGTTTTCAACACCGTAGTGGACACTCCCCACCCGAGGAGACCACTGCTGTCCCAGGTGTTCTGGCCCCTCAGGAGGGCGGTGCACCCTGCAGAACAAAGTGCTCAACAACAGGAACAAGATGAACACCCAGATGTTCAGACGTATGAACTGAAAACTGTAAAGATCAGCAAAACCAGGCAGTCACTGG GGATCAGTATTTCAGGTGGCGTGGACTCCATTGCTCAGCCTGTGGTGAAGATCCAAAAGATCTTTCCGGGAGGAGCGGCATCAGCTACCAACACACTGAAG gCTGGTTTTGAACTGGTATCAGTGGACAGTGTTTCTCTTCAGGGCATCACCCACCAGGATGCAGTAGAGATCATCCGTCAAGCCTTCAGCAATAAAAGTACTGATCCCATGGAGCTGGTGGTGAAGGTCCCTAAACAATCCTGA
- the pdzd7b gene encoding PDZ domain-containing protein 7 isoform X2, with translation MGTPQPARHRNRSLSPTQRPTSANSIIEGDPNGERLTVTVDQTKDGRLGFSVRGGTEHGLDIFISKVEPNSAAEQAGLCVGDKLLEVNGISLENISMSSAVKVLTGHQRLRLVLQRVGRVPGVRYTNEKTTWVDLIHRRMVVEEGGPALSDSRSDGALCRTVHLHTSVAQPCLGLNIRGGTEYGLGIYVSKLDPGGLAEQCGIKMGDQILLANGVSFESVTHSRAVEVLKSQPHITLTIKEAGRYPAYQELVAEYHWMDRRSSRAYQSSSRGSDSSSSASSQSSGTPLNSVAGLSQATLPLSLPLRSQMSDVSSFTESHFLTEEDFSVEQVETSLSRGPTELLQDSAIRCEAGEEGREGRKTALLMALSKPSPPIRRTQSHMTVFKDDQSKQEIKQKEGKEESGISLQRSKTLLGLLWKRSPSRDHSKSPTPSKSPTLSEPGQGTTKDSMSDQEVLSQVEEMARKLLDEEDVAVLMEICKRYTEERELKTLVPPLLSILDGPEKLLLLREIRTLISKENLLHFNSMVMPIEEEAYDILKTRSHQQGGFELQAVEDLDRQNRLLEQMKRLRVTRAESRAQTPNPSPAFCPLLDVPLDTHPLSDSLRPSRTSPKSPNWLLTENTPPSPASHPDGPPHVENTTLKRGRSSFRNGHSEGKAKRKEKRAQNVFNTVVDTPHPRRPLLSQVFWPLRRAVHPAEQSAQQQEQDEHPDVQTYELKTVKISKTRQSLGISISGGVDSIAQPVVKIQKIFPGGAASATNTLKAGFELVSVDSVSLQGITHQDAVEIIRQAFSNKSTDPMELVVKVPKQS, from the exons ATGGGGACCCCACAGCCGGCTCGCCACCGAAACAGATCTCTCTCTCCAACACAAAGACCAACGAGTGCAAACTCCATCATAGAAg GTGATCCGAACGGAGAgagattaacagtaacagtagaTCAGACTAAAGATGGACGTCTGGGATTCAGTGTTCGAGGAGGAACAGAACATGGCCTCGACATCTTCATCAGCAAAGTGGAACCCAACAGTGCTGCAG agcagGCAGGTCTGTGTGTAGGTGATAAGCTGCTGGAGGTGAACGGTATCAGTCTGGAGAACATCAGCATGAGCAGTGCAGTCAAAGTATTGACGGGACACCAGCGTCTTCGTTTGGTCCTCCAGAGAGTGGGGCGTGTCCCTGGGGTCAGATACACCAATGAGAAGACCACCTG ggtagATCTGATCCATCGCAGGATGGTGGTGGAGGAAGGGGGTCCAGCTCTGTCAGACAGTCGCTCAGACGGCGCTCTGTGTCGTACGGTTCACCTACACACGTCTGTCGCTCAGCCCTGCCTTGGCCTCAACATCCGCGGAGGGACCGAATACGGGCTTGGAATTTACGTCTCCAA GCTCGATCCTGGAGGGCTGGCCGAACAGTGTGGGATTAAGATGGGGGATCAGATCCTGCTAGCTAACGGAGTCAGCTTTGAAAGTGTTACTCACAGCAGAGCCGTCGAGGTCCTGAAGAGCCAGCCACACATCACGCTGACTATCAAG GAGGCGGGGAGATATCCGGCCTATCAGGAGTTAGTTGCCGAGTACCACTGGATGGACAGAC GAAGCAGTAGAGCATATCAATCTTCATCACGGGGGTCAGACTCGTCCTCCTCTGCCTCCTCTCAGTCTTCTGGGACCCCTCTAAACTCCGTCGCTGGTCTCTCTCAAGCGACGCTGCCTCTCTCGCTGCCCCTCAGATCCCAAATGAGCGACGTTTCCAGTTTCACAGAGAGCCACTTCCTGACGGAGGAGGATTTCAGCGTGGAGCAGGTAGAGACGAGCCTGAGCCGAGGCCCCACCGAGCTGCTGCAGGACTCCGCCATCCGCTGCGAGGCAGGAGAGGAAGGTAGAGAGGGGAGGAAAACCGCCCTCCTGATGGCCCTCAGCAAACCCAGTCCACCCATTCGCAGGACTCAGAGTCACATGACCGTGTTCA AAGACGATCAAAGTAAGCAGGAAATAAAGCAGAAAGAGGGAAAAGAGGAAAGTGGAATTTCACTGCAGCGTTCCAAAACTTTGCTCGGCCTGCTCTGGAAAAGGAGTCCGTCCAGGGATCACTCCAAATCCCCAACCCCATCCAAATCCCCAACCCTATCTGAACCTGGTCAGG GTACTACGAAAGACAGCATGTCGGATCAGGAAGTGCTCTCTCAGGTGGAGGAAATGGCCAGAAAGCTGCTGGATGAGGAGGATGTGGCCGTGCTCATGGAGATTTGTAAGCGG TATACAGAGGAGCGGGAGTTGAAGACTCTGGTTCCTCCCCTGCTGTCCATTCTGGACGGGCCTGAGAAACTGCTGTTGCTCAGGGAGATCAG gaCACTCATCTCCAAGGAAAATCTGCTGCATTTTAACAGCATGGTGATGCCCATTGAGGAGGAAGCCTACGATATACTGAAGACACGTTCTC ACCAGCAGGGTGGATTCGAGCTCCAGGCGGTTGAGGATTTGGACAGACAGAATCGGCTGCTGGAGCAAATGAAGCGCCTCCGTGTGACTCGAGCCGAATCACGAGCCCAGACTCCAAACCCCTCTCCGGCTTTCTGTCCTCTGCTCGACGTCCCTTTAGATACCCACCCTCTCTCAGATTCCCTCAGACCCTCCAGAACATCTCCCAAATCTCCCAACTGGCTCCTGACTGAAAACACACCCCCATCTCCTGCCTCTCACCCCGACGGTCCACCACATGTAGAAAACACCACCCTAAAAAGGGGGAGGTCCTCGTTCCGAAACGGACATTCAGAGGGCAAAGCGAAAAGGAAAGAGAAGCGAGCGCAGAATGTTTTCAACACCGTAGTGGACACTCCCCACCCGAGGAGACCACTGCTGTCCCAGGTGTTCTGGCCCCTCAGGAGGGCGGTGCACCCTGCAGAACAAAGTGCTCAACAACAGGAACAAGATGAACACCCAGATGTTCAGACGTATGAACTGAAAACTGTAAAGATCAGCAAAACCAGGCAGTCACTGG GGATCAGTATTTCAGGTGGCGTGGACTCCATTGCTCAGCCTGTGGTGAAGATCCAAAAGATCTTTCCGGGAGGAGCGGCATCAGCTACCAACACACTGAAG gCTGGTTTTGAACTGGTATCAGTGGACAGTGTTTCTCTTCAGGGCATCACCCACCAGGATGCAGTAGAGATCATCCGTCAAGCCTTCAGCAATAAAAGTACTGATCCCATGGAGCTGGTGGTGAAGGTCCCTAAACAATCCTGA